The genomic interval CTCGTTCTCTGGATGCCGGATGGACCTCACAACGGCAAGATGTTCTCTGAATATGAACGCATCGTCGCTGTCTGGCGCATTCGGAACAACAGGACTGGCGTACAAAATTCCACCTTCCTCTCGCATCAACTCAAAGAGGCCTCGATTGACCCGAAGTCTTATATCCTACTCCTGATGGCCGCGGCCTATGGTATTCTAAATGGCTGCGTCACCAACTTTGCCAGTGAACTTATCGAAGGCTTTGGATTCAGCGGCCTGCAAGCCAATCTGCTACAGACTCCTGGGGGAGCCTTTCAAATTTTCACAAATAttggcttcggcttcttgGCAACTCTGCCAAACATGCTTGGAGTGTCAAATTTCTTGGCTTGCATTCCCGGCACAGCGGGACTAATCGGTATGCTCTTGATCCCGAACAGCCAGCGCTGGGCCCTGGTCGCCTGTTCGTGGCTACAAGGGGGGCTGGGACCTTGCATTGTTTTAAACTGGACTTTACCTTCCGTGAACGTCGCAGGACATACGAAACGTACCACCGTCATGGGGTTATATTTCGCGTTCTACTGTGCTGGCAATATTTCCAGTCCTCATCTATTTATCCCAAGTGAAGCTCCAAGATACAAGACAGCGCTCAAGGGGCTAGTGGGGACCTACTCTGTTGCCATGTTTCTGCAACTGCTGTATACGGGCTGGTGCTACATGAATAATCGTGACCGCAACAAGCAATTCCAGCAGGAAGGCTCTCATGAGCAGCAAGTTGAAGGTGATTTGGAAGGATTTGAGGACTTCAcggacaaggagaacaagCATTTCAGATATCGACTTTAGATATATCTGCCCGTGGATGATAATGAAGTGATGGAAATGAAATTATTTGTCTTCCTAACACGCCACGCAAAAAGGCTTAACAACCAAGCAACTTGTAATTTAATTGCGTAATTTGGATATAAACACATGCACGTCAGTTGACTTTTGGACCCTTATAGTGCCCAATTAATTTCAAGACGGGATCCTGTTGACTCTTTGGACCTCGTTTTATCCATGATTT from Penicillium psychrofluorescens genome assembly, chromosome: 5 carries:
- a CDS encoding uncharacterized protein (ID:PFLUO_008143-T1.cds;~source:funannotate); the encoded protein is MNGMAQVIGALLSYGLGNVTNLALPNWKLIFIAIGALTLLWAIILVLWMPDGPHNGKMFSEYERIVAVWRIRNNRTGVQNSTFLSHQLKEASIDPKSYILLLMAAAYGILNGCVTNFASELIEGFGFSGLQANLLQTPGGAFQIFTNIGFGFLATLPNMLGVSNFLACIPGTAGLIGMLLIPNSQRWALVACSWLQGGLGPCIVLNWTLPSVNVAGHTKRTTVMGLYFAFYCAGNISSPHLFIPSEAPRYKTALKGLVGTYSVAMFLQLLYTGWCYMNNRDRNKQFQQEGSHEQQVEGDLEGFEDFTDKENKHFRYRL